In one window of Shewanella goraebulensis DNA:
- a CDS encoding inorganic phosphate transporter: MVDVLVTNGPMLIGIAAVFGFLMAWGIGANDVANAMGTSVGSNAITIKQAIIIAMIFEFAGAYLAGGEVTSTIRKGIIDASFFVDSPELLVYGMIGALLAAGLWLIAASALGWPVSTTHSIIGAIVGFAAVGVGTEAVEWGKVVGIIGSWVVTPAISGFIAFMLFQSVQKLIFNTDDPLANAKRYVPFYMGLAGFIMSLVTITKGLKHVGLHFSTVEAYGLALAVAIGVGIFGKVAIGRLNMPTNVNRQAEYANVEKVFAILMVVTACCMAFAHGSNDVANAIGPLAAVVSVVNSGGEIESKAALAWWILPLGAVGIVMGLAIFGKRVMQTIGKNITHLTPSRGFAAELAAASTVVIASGTGLPISTTQTLVGAVLGVGMARGIAAINIGVVRNIVISWVVTLPAGAALSILFFFTIKGVFS, encoded by the coding sequence ATGGTTGATGTATTAGTCACCAATGGTCCAATGCTAATTGGTATTGCGGCTGTATTTGGATTTCTGATGGCATGGGGTATTGGCGCAAATGACGTTGCTAATGCTATGGGAACCTCAGTAGGTTCCAACGCTATCACAATCAAACAAGCAATTATTATTGCAATGATCTTCGAGTTTGCCGGTGCTTATTTAGCAGGTGGTGAAGTCACAAGTACCATTCGTAAAGGTATTATCGATGCAAGCTTCTTCGTCGACTCACCTGAACTATTGGTATATGGCATGATCGGCGCTTTATTAGCCGCGGGTTTGTGGTTAATCGCAGCGTCGGCTTTAGGCTGGCCTGTATCTACAACTCACTCCATCATTGGCGCCATCGTTGGTTTCGCTGCTGTAGGTGTGGGTACGGAAGCTGTCGAATGGGGTAAAGTTGTTGGCATTATCGGCTCATGGGTGGTAACACCTGCGATTTCCGGCTTCATTGCTTTCATGCTATTCCAAAGTGTTCAAAAGTTAATTTTCAACACAGATGACCCTTTAGCTAATGCTAAGCGTTATGTACCTTTTTACATGGGGCTTGCGGGCTTTATCATGTCGCTTGTGACTATCACAAAAGGGCTTAAGCACGTTGGTCTTCACTTCTCAACCGTTGAAGCATACGGCTTAGCACTTGCTGTTGCTATTGGTGTCGGGATATTCGGTAAAGTGGCAATTGGTCGCTTGAACATGCCAACCAATGTTAACCGCCAAGCAGAATATGCCAACGTTGAAAAAGTATTTGCTATCTTAATGGTCGTAACCGCTTGTTGTATGGCGTTCGCTCACGGTTCAAATGACGTTGCCAACGCAATTGGCCCATTAGCAGCAGTTGTTTCTGTTGTTAACAGTGGCGGTGAAATTGAATCTAAAGCAGCATTAGCTTGGTGGATCCTTCCTTTAGGTGCTGTTGGTATCGTAATGGGACTAGCTATCTTTGGTAAGCGTGTAATGCAAACCATTGGTAAAAACATTACGCACCTAACACCAAGTCGCGGTTTTGCTGCAGAATTAGCCGCAGCGTCTACTGTTGTTATTGCTTCTGGTACAGGTCTTCCTATCTCAACAACACAAACGCTTGTTGGTGCTGTTTTAGGTGTGGGAATGGCGCGTGGTATCGCAGCGATTAATATCGGTGTAGTCCGTAATATTGTCATCTCTTGGGTTGTTACTCTCCCAGCAGGTGCTGCATTATCTATCTTGTTCTTCTTCACCATTAAAGGTGTATTTAGCTAA
- a CDS encoding TIGR00153 family protein, whose translation MPVNSILGVFAKSPLKPLEQHIDKVHECASLLIPFFEATTSGDWDEAVNVRKQISLLENDADALKREIRLTLPSGLFMPVERTDLLELLTQQDKIANKAKDISGRIIGRQLVFPQPVQAPFKAYLKRCLDAVSLAKQAINELDDLLETGFRGREVELVAKMINELDLIEADSDDLQIQVRRLLLSLEADLNPVDVMFMYKIIEWVGGLADLAERVGSRLELMLARSS comes from the coding sequence ATGCCAGTAAACTCTATTTTAGGTGTGTTTGCAAAATCACCCCTTAAACCATTAGAACAGCATATAGATAAAGTACACGAATGTGCATCTTTACTAATTCCATTCTTTGAAGCTACAACTTCAGGTGATTGGGACGAAGCTGTGAATGTACGTAAGCAAATTAGCTTATTAGAAAATGACGCTGACGCGCTAAAGCGTGAAATTCGTCTTACCCTTCCTAGTGGGTTGTTTATGCCTGTAGAGCGTACTGACTTGCTTGAGTTATTAACTCAGCAAGACAAAATCGCCAACAAAGCTAAAGACATCTCAGGCCGAATTATTGGTCGCCAATTAGTTTTCCCTCAACCAGTTCAAGCACCGTTTAAAGCTTACCTCAAACGTTGTTTAGATGCTGTCTCTCTTGCTAAGCAAGCAATTAACGAACTCGATGACCTTCTAGAAACAGGTTTCCGTGGTCGTGAAGTCGAATTAGTCGCTAAGATGATCAATGAATTAGATCTGATTGAAGCTGATTCTGATGATCTGCAGATCCAAGTACGTCGTTTACTACTAAGCTTGGAAGCAGATTTGAATCCTGTCGATGTAATGTTTATGTACAAAATCATCGAATGGGTTGGAGGCTTAGCTGATTTAGCTGAGCGTGTAGGCTCTCGCCTTGAGTTAATGTTAGCTCGTAGTTCATAA
- a CDS encoding CYTH domain-containing protein, translating into MDAEIELKLFMQSQHHDLLVSLLSGMSESTPQETRHLSNKYFDTATLQFRRWKMGLRVRNSENFTEQTIKTAGSVIGGIHTRPEYNIAIEQNTPSLDLFPKEIWPNEADVDALQDDLHCVFETNFTRQAWHIYIEGSLVEVAFDLGDVIANGQTEPICEIEFELLAGEASALLHLAIEVARAIPVRLGKASKAQRGYQLSGHQHSAPLEKIDYICLPADKSLSKTLKVLLETGIERWQVIESLLLETQDIPHQAKLWMQLRACVRLLRLTLSQFGLLSKQVLQYFELIEQQMQFIEPLQSLSLILDEQKKLLGKRVNKTVITELVLKSVTELVSTHKLAQLWQVPEYGQLQLSLVDLLLKTTNGGHQLVDYPELGLFANHLQQDSWQRIVDVMPVSAAMDSLDYQKVAQALDESILVGFAYGELYQEEDREAFRAPWQDLALGIQTLGCYQLLAKLTQDSEVDISGWLEDKEQSLLFAMEHSRKSALNNQPYW; encoded by the coding sequence ATGGACGCTGAGATAGAACTTAAGCTGTTTATGCAGTCGCAACATCATGATTTATTAGTAAGTTTACTCAGTGGGATGAGTGAATCGACACCACAAGAAACCCGTCATTTATCAAATAAATATTTTGATACTGCCACATTACAATTTCGTCGTTGGAAAATGGGTTTACGGGTCAGAAATAGCGAAAACTTCACTGAACAAACCATTAAAACAGCAGGCTCGGTAATAGGTGGCATTCACACTCGTCCTGAATACAATATTGCTATCGAACAGAATACTCCGTCACTTGATTTATTTCCTAAAGAAATCTGGCCAAATGAGGCCGATGTTGATGCGCTACAAGATGACTTACACTGTGTTTTTGAAACTAATTTTACCCGTCAGGCTTGGCATATTTATATCGAAGGCAGCTTAGTAGAGGTCGCTTTTGATTTGGGGGATGTGATTGCTAACGGCCAGACTGAACCGATTTGTGAAATTGAGTTTGAACTACTTGCAGGGGAAGCCTCAGCCTTATTACATTTGGCCATTGAAGTTGCTCGAGCTATCCCTGTTCGCTTAGGTAAGGCCAGTAAAGCTCAACGAGGATATCAGTTATCGGGCCATCAACACTCAGCACCACTAGAAAAAATTGACTATATTTGCCTGCCGGCAGACAAGAGTTTATCGAAAACCCTTAAGGTTTTACTTGAAACCGGTATCGAGCGTTGGCAGGTCATTGAATCTTTATTGCTGGAAACACAAGATATACCGCACCAAGCTAAACTTTGGATGCAACTTCGAGCGTGTGTCAGGTTATTGAGATTGACCTTGAGTCAGTTTGGTTTGCTTAGTAAACAAGTACTGCAATATTTTGAATTAATAGAACAGCAAATGCAGTTCATTGAGCCTTTACAGAGTTTGAGTCTAATTTTAGATGAACAGAAAAAACTCCTCGGTAAGCGAGTCAATAAAACTGTCATTACTGAATTGGTATTAAAAAGTGTCACCGAGTTAGTTTCAACTCATAAACTTGCACAACTTTGGCAAGTGCCAGAATACGGGCAACTGCAATTATCGTTAGTGGATTTATTGTTAAAAACGACTAATGGTGGTCATCAACTGGTCGATTACCCAGAGCTTGGTTTGTTTGCTAATCATTTACAACAAGATTCATGGCAAAGAATTGTCGATGTAATGCCAGTCAGCGCCGCGATGGATAGTTTAGATTATCAAAAAGTGGCTCAAGCGTTAGATGAGAGTATTTTGGTTGGTTTTGCTTATGGTGAACTTTATCAAGAAGAAGATAGAGAAGCGTTTCGTGCACCTTGGCAAGACTTAGCGTTAGGGATCCAAACCTTAGGTTGTTATCAACTATTGGCTAAATTGACCCAAGATAGTGAGGTGGATATTTCTGGCTGGCTAGAGGATAAAGAGCAAAGTTTATTATTTGCGATGGAACATTCACGTAAAAGTGCGCTTAATAATCAACCGTATTGGTAA
- a CDS encoding ion transporter: MIDKKRWSLKSLNGPSPFDLAMMVLSLFSVIVVLILTFGKVDAETRRLLLFIDLSICIIFMSRFFYGLVKASNKKFYLRHHWIDFVASIPAIEALRIARVFQILRVIRLIRVSRTLIIPLIKQRKQTTLASLLLAMVFILTTASIVILLVEAGVDGANIETAEQAIWWTLVTISTVGYGDYYPVSTVGHVIGALVIMSGVSFFGVISGYMASVFVAPDESERSENNKKEIKFELEKVILRMEQNQVQMERNQQQMLEEITRLRKEINDK, encoded by the coding sequence ATGATTGATAAAAAACGCTGGTCACTTAAAAGCTTAAATGGCCCTAGCCCATTTGATTTAGCCATGATGGTGTTATCTCTGTTTTCAGTCATCGTGGTGTTAATCTTGACCTTTGGCAAGGTTGATGCTGAAACTAGGCGCTTACTGCTCTTTATTGATCTCAGTATATGTATCATTTTCATGTCGCGATTTTTCTATGGTTTAGTTAAGGCCAGCAATAAGAAGTTTTACCTACGACATCATTGGATTGATTTTGTTGCCAGTATTCCAGCTATTGAAGCACTGCGTATCGCTAGGGTTTTCCAAATTCTTAGAGTCATAAGGCTGATAAGAGTCAGTCGCACTTTGATTATTCCATTAATAAAACAACGTAAGCAGACCACCTTAGCCAGTTTGCTACTTGCGATGGTGTTTATATTGACCACTGCTTCCATTGTGATTTTATTAGTGGAAGCTGGAGTTGATGGAGCCAATATCGAAACAGCAGAACAAGCCATATGGTGGACTCTAGTGACTATTTCAACTGTGGGTTATGGTGATTACTATCCGGTTAGCACAGTAGGACATGTCATTGGCGCACTTGTGATTATGAGTGGTGTGAGCTTTTTTGGTGTAATTTCAGGTTACATGGCTTCGGTTTTTGTTGCCCCTGATGAAAGCGAGCGCAGTGAGAATAATAAAAAAGAAATCAAATTTGAACTTGAAAAAGTAATTTTACGCATGGAGCAAAACCAAGTTCAAATGGAAAGAAACCAGCAGCAGATGCTTGAAGAAATTACACGCCTACGTAAAGAAATCAATGATAAATAG
- a CDS encoding PspA/IM30 family protein, with protein MGILNKILTAFRGGANEVGQNIVDANSTRIFEQEIRDAEKHLTKAKRELTDVMAKEMQASREVDRLKRSITEHEGYATQALEKDNEALAIEVAEKIAQLDQELADQETANASFSAHALRLKDLVKKTERQLTDYQRQLSMVKTTESVQKATATITDSFASSNSKLMNAKDSLERIKARQQSFDDRLQASEALAEENSDKSLHAKLAEAGIGEQKSSANAVLERLKAKKG; from the coding sequence ATGGGCATTTTAAATAAAATTTTAACGGCGTTTCGTGGTGGTGCTAACGAAGTTGGCCAAAACATTGTCGATGCAAACTCAACCCGTATTTTTGAACAAGAAATCCGTGATGCAGAAAAGCACTTAACCAAAGCTAAGCGCGAACTTACTGACGTAATGGCAAAAGAAATGCAAGCTAGCCGCGAAGTTGATCGTCTAAAGCGCAGCATTACTGAACACGAAGGTTATGCAACTCAAGCACTTGAAAAAGACAATGAAGCTTTAGCTATCGAAGTGGCAGAGAAAATTGCGCAGCTTGATCAAGAACTCGCTGACCAAGAAACCGCTAACGCGAGCTTCTCTGCTCACGCGTTACGCTTGAAAGACTTAGTTAAGAAAACTGAACGTCAGTTAACTGATTATCAGCGTCAACTAAGTATGGTAAAGACCACTGAAAGTGTTCAAAAAGCTACTGCAACTATCACTGACTCTTTCGCTTCGAGCAATTCAAAGTTGATGAATGCTAAAGACTCTTTAGAGCGTATTAAAGCACGTCAGCAATCATTTGATGATCGCTTACAAGCCTCTGAAGCATTAGCTGAAGAAAACAGCGATAAGTCACTGCATGCTAAATTAGCTGAAGCTGGCATCGGTGAGCAAAAATCGAGTGCTAACGCAGTACTTGAACGCCTTAAAGCGAAAAAAGGTTAA
- a CDS encoding YjfI family protein, with product MNIHKIANHLTELGDESHTGLKFDCFPIDGDVEVLQVNVAGREELPVFVSVTDNQILCISYLWDESEVKEETRTQMFETMLELNIPMPLSSFAKIDDKYVVYGALSVTSSMEEIEQELSVLSDNCLEVIDELVEFLK from the coding sequence ATGAATATCCATAAGATTGCTAACCACTTAACTGAACTCGGCGACGAAAGTCATACCGGTTTAAAGTTTGATTGTTTCCCAATTGACGGCGATGTCGAAGTATTACAAGTCAACGTTGCTGGTCGTGAAGAACTACCCGTATTCGTGTCTGTAACTGATAATCAAATTTTATGCATCAGTTACTTATGGGATGAGAGCGAAGTGAAAGAAGAGACTCGCACCCAAATGTTTGAAACCATGCTAGAACTGAATATCCCTATGCCACTTTCATCGTTCGCAAAGATAGACGATAAATACGTGGTTTACGGTGCACTATCAGTAACCTCGAGCATGGAAGAGATTGAACAGGAATTATCAGTATTGTCTGATAACTGTTTAGAAGTCATCGACGAACTTGTCGAATTTTTGAAGTAA
- a CDS encoding polyamine aminopropyltransferase has product MNNTLLENGQEGSNKQSSPSKRSLAWFDDALLLGIMALLAGCGLIYEYLLSHYAGRILGALEAAIYTMIGIMIVSMGIGAFAARKIRCAFTGFALLELTVAFCGSLAILITAAVIGFGQQLPLIIANTLGLPPDHMPDGGFIGTLQNLSEYLPYVWGVILGLMIGMEIPLIARVRQSLSEEHLLHNAGTIYGADYIGAGAGAAIWVLFMLSLDIQLAAALTASVNLLAGFVFIWRFWQQIRWAKLILIGHFVASGVLMLLAMHGPSWEQNFNNLLYKDKVVYSEATRFQQLTFTERLRGSGQAPVYSLYINGRLQFSSIDEHIYHSFLVHPTMAASARQDNVLIIGGGDGLGLKQVFKWQPKSVTLMDLDEKLVDLFREPHINMPTYVSNAMLELNGDALNDPRVNLVYDDAFNGVDKLIKDNQKFDVIIVDLPDPSHPDLNKLYSDLFYRKLAELLSADGAMTVQSTSPYHAQQAFISVGKTIESAGFAVQQYHHNVPSFGEWGWTIATRSGQDAKSRLAHGQPLPIDEDWLTPGLIQGSFEFPGNFYDGKDDIEINRIGSLQLYHYHLASWSENQGMNLF; this is encoded by the coding sequence ATGAATAATACTTTGCTTGAAAATGGCCAAGAGGGCAGCAACAAGCAAAGCAGCCCTTCTAAACGCAGCTTAGCTTGGTTCGACGACGCCCTTTTATTGGGCATCATGGCACTCCTTGCTGGCTGCGGTCTTATCTACGAATACCTTTTATCCCATTACGCAGGCCGTATCTTAGGCGCGCTTGAAGCCGCAATTTATACCATGATAGGTATAATGATTGTGTCGATGGGCATAGGCGCCTTTGCCGCTCGCAAAATACGCTGCGCGTTTACCGGTTTTGCGTTACTTGAACTCACCGTGGCTTTTTGTGGGTCATTAGCCATTTTAATTACCGCAGCTGTTATTGGCTTTGGTCAACAACTTCCGCTAATTATTGCCAACACATTAGGCCTGCCACCCGATCATATGCCTGATGGCGGCTTTATTGGCACCTTACAAAACTTAAGTGAATACTTACCTTATGTCTGGGGTGTTATTTTAGGCTTGATGATCGGTATGGAAATTCCGCTCATTGCTCGCGTACGCCAGTCATTGTCTGAAGAACATTTACTGCATAACGCAGGTACTATTTATGGCGCAGATTATATTGGCGCAGGTGCTGGCGCAGCGATCTGGGTATTGTTCATGCTGTCGCTGGATATCCAATTAGCTGCAGCGTTAACTGCTAGCGTTAACTTATTGGCAGGGTTTGTTTTTATATGGCGTTTTTGGCAACAAATTCGTTGGGCTAAATTGATTCTTATTGGTCACTTTGTTGCCAGTGGTGTACTGATGCTATTGGCAATGCACGGCCCGAGTTGGGAACAAAACTTTAATAACCTGCTTTATAAAGACAAAGTGGTTTATTCAGAAGCCACACGTTTTCAGCAACTGACCTTTACCGAAAGGTTACGTGGCAGCGGTCAAGCGCCTGTTTATTCATTATATATTAATGGTCGTTTACAGTTTTCCAGTATTGATGAACATATCTATCATAGCTTCTTAGTACACCCAACTATGGCAGCAAGCGCGAGACAAGATAATGTATTGATTATTGGTGGCGGTGATGGACTTGGTTTAAAGCAAGTTTTCAAGTGGCAACCAAAGTCAGTCACCTTGATGGACTTAGATGAAAAGCTAGTTGATTTATTTCGCGAGCCACACATCAATATGCCAACGTATGTGAGTAACGCCATGCTCGAATTAAATGGCGATGCGCTTAACGATCCTCGAGTAAACCTAGTTTATGACGATGCATTTAACGGTGTCGATAAGCTCATTAAAGATAATCAAAAATTTGATGTCATTATTGTCGATCTCCCCGATCCGAGTCACCCCGACTTAAATAAACTCTATTCTGATTTATTTTATCGAAAGTTAGCAGAGTTATTGAGCGCTGATGGTGCAATGACGGTGCAATCAACCTCACCTTATCATGCGCAACAAGCTTTTATCTCAGTAGGTAAAACCATTGAGTCAGCGGGTTTTGCTGTGCAGCAATATCATCATAATGTTCCAAGCTTTGGTGAATGGGGCTGGACAATAGCGACCCGTTCAGGACAAGACGCCAAATCACGCCTTGCCCATGGTCAACCATTACCAATCGATGAGGATTGGCTAACCCCAGGACTGATACAAGGCTCATTTGAGTTCCCGGGGAATTTTTACGATGGCAAAGATGATATCGAAATTAATAGAATTGGATCATTGCAGCTTTACCATTATCACTTAGCGTCCTGGTCAGAGAATCAAGGGATGAATCTTTTTTAA
- a CDS encoding DUF350 domain-containing protein, translating to MTFLTDFGLTLDLAIILAIDITIAVILLALMRYLQGWSVRVNSREELAERDNFAFGVSTAGAVLALGIVLSGAITGEAANSYVMEAIGMTIYGVFGLVLIKFGRFLHDKVALNEIDKNDQIINGNISVAIVDAAAAIATAIIIRSVLMWAEDITIDTFIAIFTAFLISQLMLVVLTRFREHQYAKRNQGDSMQKALEQGQVAIAIRHSGYMIAMAFTFNAASHFIIFDPTAYMVNIIGWLTFSIIMLIALSVLLAIVKKLVLAQINLTEEVEKQHNVGVAAVELAISIAIALILAALMA from the coding sequence ATGACATTTTTAACTGACTTCGGGCTCACCCTAGATCTCGCTATCATTTTAGCAATCGATATTACTATCGCCGTCATTCTGTTAGCGCTTATGCGTTACTTGCAAGGTTGGAGCGTAAGAGTAAATAGCCGAGAAGAATTAGCAGAAAGAGATAATTTCGCCTTTGGTGTCAGCACTGCTGGCGCAGTTTTAGCGTTAGGCATTGTCCTCAGCGGTGCAATTACTGGGGAAGCAGCTAACTCCTATGTAATGGAAGCCATAGGGATGACAATTTATGGTGTATTTGGTTTAGTACTGATTAAATTTGGCCGATTCTTACATGATAAAGTCGCACTTAATGAAATCGATAAAAACGACCAAATTATTAACGGCAACATCTCCGTTGCCATTGTCGACGCAGCTGCAGCTATCGCCACAGCCATTATCATCCGCTCAGTGTTAATGTGGGCTGAAGATATTACTATCGATACCTTTATTGCAATTTTCACAGCCTTTTTAATCTCGCAACTTATGTTAGTGGTATTAACTCGATTCCGTGAGCACCAATATGCTAAACGTAATCAAGGTGACTCAATGCAAAAAGCATTAGAGCAAGGGCAAGTGGCTATCGCTATTCGTCATAGTGGATATATGATTGCCATGGCATTTACCTTCAATGCTGCGAGTCATTTCATTATTTTTGATCCTACGGCTTACATGGTTAATATCATCGGCTGGTTAACCTTTTCAATCATCATGTTAATTGCCCTTTCAGTACTGTTAGCAATCGTGAAAAAGTTAGTGTTAGCACAAATTAATTTAACTGAAGAAGTTGAAAAACAGCATAACGTTGGGGTTGCAGCTGTTGAGCTTGCTATCAGTATTGCTATTGCACTTATTCTTGCGGCATTAATGGCGTAA
- the glnE gene encoding bifunctional [glutamate--ammonia ligase]-adenylyl-L-tyrosine phosphorylase/[glutamate--ammonia-ligase] adenylyltransferase produces the protein MQNLSNYALSAELSDIAERYWLRLSDECPEITAKLNQDQQQKLKSVFGLSDYIGEQLCRNPQWIERLFNGLLNDVDRQSFVTELSAELSAISSEDAVKTVLRQYRNLQMVRLAWRDFANYSDVESSLLDLSALAEALVIAARDWLYAEMCQQLGTPSDEEGNPQPLLILGMGKLGGRELNFSSDIDLIFTFPEHGETIGGRRAQANQQFFIRMGQRLVNLLDQVTVDGFVFRVDMRLRPYGESGPLVVSFSGLEDYYQEQGRDWERYAMVKARVLGPWTQFSDDLHDLLRPFVYRRYIDFSAIDSLRKMKQLIAQEVRRRQLTDNIKLGAGGIREVEFVVQSFQLIRGGREPSLRQQSLFGAIDTLYNLGQLEYLAVDELKHSYILLRRVENLLQAIDDKQTQTLPDNSADWQRLCIAMGIENEEELRANISNAMARIHSHFKETVGGEDEYDQSEHWTSQLWVIEDPDNAAALLDEHLVDDMNFWPTLIEWRSTTTKRSIGPRGRETLEKLMPRLLSELLEQPVPSVALKAVSGVLEQILTRTTYLELLCENPGARQQLISLCCASPWIAQELANFPMLLDELIDPSQLYDTTSVDDYPSELRQYLLRVPEDDMEMQMEALRQFKLSQQLKIAAADVTGVLPVMEVSDHLTFLAEAIIEQVVLQAWHQVAARHGVPEGTSPDKMGFAIIGYGKLGGIELGYGSDLDLVFLRNSLNTGETDGKRPIGVGHFYLKLAQRIVHLFATRTTSGELYEVDMRLRPSGASGLLVTEVEQFKEYLQTEAWNWEHQALVRSRFVYGDNQLAARFSEIRTSVLSQPRDLPELAKLVRDMRVKMRDHLLKVSSDKFDLKQSVGGIADIEFMAQYLVLANANEYKELAIWSDNVRIFQVLAELEILPMMTAQHLTQTYCWLRDENHRLTLQQLKGVIDADIADKNVSQVIDIYQHILGVESFS, from the coding sequence ATGCAAAACCTGAGTAACTACGCCTTATCTGCCGAATTATCTGACATTGCAGAACGTTACTGGTTAAGACTATCTGATGAGTGTCCTGAGATCACGGCCAAGCTAAACCAAGATCAACAGCAGAAGTTAAAGTCAGTCTTTGGATTGAGTGATTACATTGGCGAGCAGCTATGTCGAAATCCACAATGGATTGAAAGATTGTTTAATGGCTTACTAAATGATGTCGATAGACAAAGTTTCGTTACAGAATTAAGCGCTGAATTATCTGCAATCAGCTCTGAAGACGCAGTAAAAACAGTTTTACGTCAATATCGTAACTTACAAATGGTCCGTTTAGCTTGGCGTGATTTTGCTAATTACTCCGATGTTGAATCCTCATTATTAGATTTATCTGCCCTTGCTGAAGCGTTAGTTATAGCTGCTCGAGATTGGCTATATGCAGAAATGTGCCAACAATTAGGTACGCCATCAGACGAAGAAGGTAATCCGCAACCTTTACTTATTTTAGGCATGGGCAAACTAGGTGGCCGTGAACTTAACTTTTCATCAGATATCGATTTAATTTTTACTTTCCCAGAACATGGCGAAACTATTGGTGGTCGACGCGCACAAGCTAATCAGCAGTTTTTTATCAGAATGGGGCAACGTTTAGTTAACTTGCTCGATCAAGTTACCGTTGATGGTTTTGTATTTCGGGTTGATATGCGCCTTCGTCCTTACGGAGAAAGCGGACCGCTTGTGGTTAGCTTCAGCGGTCTTGAAGATTATTATCAAGAACAAGGCCGAGACTGGGAGCGTTATGCCATGGTCAAAGCTCGGGTGCTTGGGCCATGGACACAGTTCAGTGATGATCTACATGACTTATTAAGGCCTTTTGTTTATCGCAGGTATATTGATTTCTCAGCGATTGATTCATTAAGGAAAATGAAGCAATTGATTGCCCAAGAAGTCCGTCGCCGACAATTGACCGATAACATTAAGCTTGGTGCTGGTGGCATTCGCGAGGTTGAGTTTGTGGTACAAAGCTTTCAGCTAATACGAGGAGGGCGAGAGCCTTCGCTGCGCCAGCAAAGTTTGTTTGGTGCGATTGATACTTTGTATAATCTTGGACAACTTGAATACCTTGCTGTTGATGAACTAAAGCACAGCTACATTTTATTACGCCGCGTTGAAAACCTGCTGCAAGCCATTGATGACAAACAGACGCAAACATTGCCAGACAACTCAGCTGATTGGCAAAGGTTGTGTATTGCCATGGGAATAGAGAATGAAGAGGAACTAAGAGCTAACATTTCGAATGCTATGGCTCGTATTCATAGTCACTTTAAAGAAACTGTGGGCGGTGAAGATGAGTATGATCAAAGCGAGCATTGGACAAGCCAGTTATGGGTGATTGAAGATCCTGACAACGCAGCGGCATTATTGGATGAGCATTTAGTTGATGATATGAATTTCTGGCCGACATTAATCGAGTGGCGCTCAACTACCACTAAACGGTCAATTGGCCCTAGAGGACGTGAAACCCTCGAAAAGCTCATGCCAAGGTTATTGTCTGAATTACTTGAACAGCCAGTTCCAAGCGTGGCATTAAAAGCAGTATCTGGTGTATTAGAGCAAATTTTAACGCGAACAACTTATCTCGAACTTTTATGTGAAAACCCAGGTGCACGCCAACAATTAATTAGTTTATGTTGTGCAAGTCCTTGGATTGCGCAAGAGTTAGCTAACTTTCCGATGTTGCTAGATGAGCTTATTGACCCATCGCAACTTTATGACACCACCTCAGTTGACGATTACCCAAGTGAATTAAGACAGTATTTACTGCGCGTGCCAGAAGATGACATGGAAATGCAAATGGAAGCATTACGCCAGTTTAAATTGTCGCAGCAGCTAAAAATAGCCGCTGCCGATGTCACTGGTGTTTTACCTGTTATGGAGGTCAGCGATCATCTTACCTTTCTGGCTGAAGCGATAATTGAGCAAGTTGTGCTGCAAGCATGGCATCAAGTGGCGGCTCGACATGGCGTTCCTGAGGGAACCAGTCCAGATAAAATGGGCTTTGCCATTATCGGTTACGGTAAATTGGGCGGGATTGAATTAGGTTATGGTTCAGATTTAGATTTAGTGTTCTTGCGCAATAGCCTTAATACCGGAGAGACCGATGGTAAAAGACCGATTGGCGTAGGCCACTTTTATCTAAAACTGGCACAGCGAATTGTGCATTTATTTGCAACCCGAACCACGTCAGGTGAACTCTATGAAGTGGATATGCGTCTTAGACCTTCTGGCGCATCAGGATTATTGGTAACAGAAGTAGAGCAATTTAAGGAATATTTACAAACAGAAGCGTGGAACTGGGAGCATCAAGCTCTGGTGCGTTCTCGTTTTGTTTATGGTGACAATCAGCTTGCCGCTCGCTTTAGCGAAATTAGAACGTCAGTACTTTCACAACCTCGAGATTTACCTGAGTTGGCAAAATTAGTCAGAGATATGCGAGTAAAAATGCGCGATCACTTACTCAAAGTCAGTAGTGATAAGTTTGACTTAAAACAAAGTGTCGGGGGTATTGCTGATATTGAGTTCATGGCTCAGTACTTGGTGCTTGCGAATGCCAATGAGTACAAAGAGCTCGCAATCTGGTCTGATAATGTGCGCATTTTTCAAGTTCTGGCAGAACTAGAAATCTTACCTATGATGACAGCACAACATTTAACTCAAACCTATTGTTGGTTAAGAGATGAAAATCATCGACTGACCTTACAGCAGTTGAAAGGTGTAATCGATGC